TTGAATGCCTCGCATGCCGGTCGGATGTTCAGGACGGTGCGTTGCACGGCTTTCTTGGTCATCTCGCGACGACGAGATGGCCTTACCAGTTTTTGCAAGCGCCTCGGCAACGACTTCGGCCTTCATCTTTTCTTCGGCATACATGCGTTTGAGGAGTTGGTTTTCTTTCTCTAGTTCCTTCATGCGTGCAATCAACGAGGCGTCCATGCCGCCGTACTTGGAACGCCACTTGTAAAACGTGGCGCTACTCATGCCGTGTTCTCGGCAGAGTTGAGCTACCGGAATTCCGCTCTCGGCTTGCTTCAAAATATTCAGAATCTGCGCGTCGCTGTACCGTGATTTTTTCATGTAGAATCTCCTCCGATCTGGTTAGTGGAAAATTCTACTTTTCAGAACAACTAGTTTTCGGGGGGGATTACCAAAGCTGTAGAAACGCTCTTCCCGCTCTGGGAACGTCTCAAGAAGACGAAGGCCAAGATTGCGGCTGTGGCGACGGCCATGAACGCCGGTTACATCAGCGCCGTCATGAAAAGCCTGCTGGATGCCTCCACCGTATTTGACCGCCTGTGGTCAAACAGATGAACGAGAAAATCACCCAGATTCGGCGCTTGCATGTGTAGTTCTATTAGGATAAATACTTCTAGAAATTTTTGGAATACATATATTCGAAAGTGTAATAATGTCTACATCATTTTTGATAGTCGACAAAGCCGCCCGCCTTAAGTTGTTAACATATGCCAAATAAGTACATTAAGCTGGAAACAAGCATTGGTTAGCATGGAACCGATTAAATAGCCTTTTGAACAAAAGATAGATATTGTTTTTTTAAACCGTGAAGAAATAATTGCTATCTCCCTAAGGATAACTGATGAATTATTTAGTCAACAAGCAAAATAAAAAAACGTTTCTTTTATTCTTTTGTTGTTTATCTTTCCACTATAGATTTAGATTACACAGCAAGTCAACATGGACCTGTTCCTCTATACAGCCTACTTGGCATTAACGACTGTTATCCTCTGCCAAGCTCACGACTGTCAAAAATATACACTTAAATTTTTCGTTAGCTCCTAATTTGGCAAATACTTTGATCGTGGCCCCATTGGACTATGTATTCCATCCCATCGTCTGGGGGCAGACATATTCTTAAGTTTATATTTTGTTCTATTTCCGATTTTTGCTGTGTTTGCTGCTTACTCTTTTATAAAAAGATTTTCCTATTTAAGCCGTTTTTTTGATCTTCCCCCTGCTGTGTACTTATTTTATCATACTGTATTTTATAATTATATTTTAGGCAAGAGAACAGATGCTGATTACTTAATATTGCATAGCAATACATCAAAAACAGTGAGTTCGATTGCCACGCAGAACACTCTAAACAACAAAGCAAGAATGTCTCTTATTAAAAGCAATTCTGATGGTAATATCGCACTCTACGCATACCACGATTCAACTCATTTTGAGGGCTATATATGAAACTCATTATACAGATTCCATGTTTGAATGAGGCTGGAACACTTGATCTTGCTCTTTCAAAACTCCCAAAAGAAGTTCCAGGCTTCGATTGTGTTGAATGGTTAGTTATCGACGACGGCAGTACTGATGATACTGTCAACGTTGCAAAGGCAAATGGGGTTGACCATATTATCTCTCATCCTCAAAATTTAGGACTCGCCAGGGCCTTCATGACCGGAATAACAGCCAGCTTGTCACTAGGAGCTGATGTTATCATAAATACCGATGCAGATGATCAATACGATGCATCTTGCATACCCGATTTGGTACGCCCTATCCTCGACGATGAAGCCGAGATCGTCATAGGCACACGCCCAATCCACTCGATTGAACATTTTTCGCCACTCAAAAAGATTTTCCAGAAAATCGGCTCAGCCGTTGTACGATTGGCTAGCAACACAAACGTTGGCGACGCTCCTAGCGGATTTAGAGCTATAAGCCGAAGCGCAGCTCTCCAACTTAACGTTTTCAGTGAATACACCTACACTCTAGAGACGATTATCCAAGCGGGAATGAAACGAATGAAAGTTGTTTCCGTACCTGTGAGGGTAAACAAAGACTTACGTCCATCTCGGCTAGTGCACTCGATTCCTTCATACATATATCGATCGATTTTGACGATAATTAGGATTTCCATAACATACAAACCGCTTAAATTTTTTGCTATTATTGGCATGTTTCTTTTTGCTGTTGGCTTAATGCTCAATATCCGCTGGCTGTTTTTATTTTTCAATGATCCCAGCCACGCCCGTGTGCCAAGCCTGATTCTAGGACTCACTTTTATAATAGGCTCCTTCTTCTCTCTTGCCATTGGAATTTTGGGAGATCTCCTTTCTGTTAACAGGCGGCTGCTGGAGGATATACGAACACGGCTTTTGTCTCATGACATGGGTCACAGGCATGACTAAACGCCTTCCGAGGAGCACTGCTCCCAAAAGGAAAGATATCAAATTACGGAATTACGATCCGACAGTGTTATTGGGAGGATATAAATCCCTCGCTGTCGGTCATGCTATAAACGAAGCCTATCGCGCCACTGGTGCGTCCGGTGGTGCGATGCGTACCATTCTTGCCCATCTTTTGAGGACCAAACGCGTGGACGCCGTTATCTCTGCTGGTTTTCATGAAGATGACCCAATCACTCCTCGCTACCTGAAACAAACGACAACCGATGATATCTTTTCCATGGGAGGCTCGATCTATTCGTACCTTTCTGCGATACCACTACGCAAGGCTGTGGATGCAATAGATTCTGAACGATGTGCCATTGTTTGTCAGCCCTGTATGGTCCCCTTGCTCAGAAGGTTACAAGCACAACAAAATAACATTAAGTACATCTTCAGTTTTTTCTGTGGATATAATATGAGCCACGAAGCAACACTTTTCATGCTCAGAAAATTAAATGTTCGCCCTGAAGAAGTAACTGCCATCAACTATCGTGGAGGACCTTATCCAGGGGGCTTTCAGCTCATTACTCGAGATGGGCAAAAATTTACTTATGGCAAGGAAAGCTACGAACTACTCAACCTTCAGTTCGTCCGGCCTGGATGCCTAAGGTGTACCAAATACATGGGAGAAGGGGCGGACTTGGTAGCCGGTGATGCTTGGCTTAAAAGTCATCCTCGAATGACCTTGTTGATGGCGAGGTCAGCGCTTGGGAAAGAGGCTATGGAACAAGCATCTTATGATCATGAAGTGGCTCTGTATTCAATGACCGAACAGGACTTATTACGCATGCATTTTCATAATCTTATCCACAAGAAGTACGGTGATGGACTGTTTTTAAGACTCACCACGAAAATGTTTAATCAAGTAATACCTAAGCAGTTGGTTCCTTTTAAACTCCTGTCATGTTTTTCACGTCTTCGTAGACGCTGGAAGATAGGCGTGGATATTCAGAACTTGGAGCCTTACAAAAGTGACTGTGTCTAGTAACTTCAAGAAACTAATCTCAATCGCCGTTTCATCGGCACTAATTTTTGTCGTTTACAACCGATTGGATATTGACAGTCTCGTAAAATTGATTGGCCAAACGAAACCAAAGTACATTGGCTACTTTCTTTTGCTCATGGTTCCGCAATTGATTCTTGCCTCTGCGCGCTGGTGGTGGTTGGCTAGGAGTTTGGCCGGTGTGAGAATCTCACCAAGCACCGCCTTTGGACATGTCCTGGGTAGTTATAGCGCCAATCTCATCATACCAGGCAAGCTGGGAGAATTTTTCCGCAGTTTTTGGCTGGAGACTGACGATCGCCCTCTAAGTGTATTTCTTGTAGTCTTCGAAAAAATCCTTGATATCACTGCCATTCTCATCATTCTAGAAGTCGCCCTCCTTATTGAACACCCTTTGTCGCTATCATTTATCATTTCTGCAAAAGGACTGGTGCTGGGGGCAACAACGCTTACTTTATTATTCTTGGTATTCATTTTATATTACAAGAAAAATCTGGGAAGGTTGGTCAGCTTTTTGTTAATAAAGAAGCTTCCTACTTTGAATCTTCAATCCTTTAGCGAGATGAAGATCGACTTGCTTAAAGGGAGCGTCTTTTTGGTCAGTTCCATTGTACTTTGGCTAGTTCAAATATTCCAGTTTGTTCTTATGTTTGAGATGCTGGGAGTCTCCATTCCTGTCGATTCAGTTTATGCTGGCTCGTCATTGGCGCTATTGGCGGGAGCCTTGCCTCTGACTATCGGCGGCATTGGCTCGCGAGATGTCGCATTACTATGGTATTTTGGTTCATTTATCGAACTCGAAGTCTTACTTGGAATCGGCATGCTCTCTTTATTACGAGTTGTTATACCTGGAATGATTGGTATTCCTTTCTTTTACAAGTACAATACGGGGAAAAAAAGGACATGAGTTCATCCAAGACATCTCTTTGTATTTCATACAACGCAACAATGGCTAGGTTGATCCCCAGAGTGTTGACTCAGCTTGAACGAGACTCAGATGCCCCTCTTTTCGGCAGCTTTGATCGTGATTTTTGGCACTATAAAATGAGGGACTTTTCATCCATTATTCTTCAGCAAGGTGCTCTGATTCTTGAGGCGCTAAAGGACGTTTCTTTTGAAGGCAATCCTTTTAGTGGGCGCCCAGACAGGATAACTCAGTTGGAAACATGGATTGATGGCGGACTGACCTTCTGGGCTAATCGTCAATTACGTGGTGGAGGTTTTGAAGAGTACTACCCCTTCGAATCAGGCTTTCCGCCTGCCGCCTTCAGCCTTTGGACAATTGGCATATTGTTGCGCAACCGCGACTTTTGCGAACCCAACATCAAGATAAAAAAAGCTATGCAACAATGTTGTGACTGGCTACTTTCCCACCCTGAAACCGATGCTTCCAATCAGGAGATGGCCAGCTTGGTAGGGTTAGCACTAGCTTCACGAGTACCTGGAGTCAAAGTTGACGCAAATACGCTTGAAGCGCGAATTGGGAATTTATTCGCGAAGCAGTCAAAGGAAGGATGGTTTGAAGAATATGGCGGCCCCGATTTAGGATATCTAAGTGTCACCATCGACTGCCTGTGGGATTATTATGAACTGACTGGCGACAAGCGAGCCATGGACGCCATGAATAAAGCTACAGAGTACATCGCCTCCTTTATTTCAGTGGGAGGATCTTTACCTGTAATGACAAATTCACGAAATACCGATTACATCGTTCCATACGGACTAATTCGTTTAGGTGAAACAAATAGAACGGCTGCGGCAGTGATCCATCGCCTTTATAAAGGAATTGACTCACCTTCACATTTTCTCCACGCAACTGATGATAGGTACTTATGCCATTACATCGGACAATCACATTTTAGAGCGATTCCCTATTTGGATAAGCTCACTGATCCTGAGGCCCTACCATGCGACACGGGATTCCGAAAATACTACTCTGATAGTAATCTGTTCATTGAACATGCAAAGACCAGTGTATACGTTGCAGCCGCAAAGGGTGGTATTACATTGATCCATGGGAAAAGTGGTCCCAATTTAGCGGATTTTGGTTGGCGAATCAAATTGGGTACCCATGTTGCCGTGTCTCACTGGCAAAATGGGGATTACACTATTGCATCAGAAGTGAATGATAATGGTATTGCCATAACTATTACAGGAGAAATGACCAGTCAGACCTGGCAAACCGTCACCCCCTTGAAACATGTAATATTAAGGGCCCTCAGTTTGATTCTCGGACGTAGACTTATCCCTTTTCTCAAAAAAAAATCCATTTTTGGGAAGAAAACAAGCGGGGTTCATTTTACTCGTTCAGTGGCCATCGGCTACGACAGAGTCGAGATCAAGGATACTTTTTGGAACTTGAACTCCCATGTCCCATTTCCAGCGCCTCAGTACTCGCTTCGGCATGTCGCTAGTGCATATCGATATACAGGCGAAGAACTCTGCCAACCAGTAGAAAGAAAGCTTATACCTTCTGCAGATGGAGGGCGAATGGAATCACAATTCCATCTTCCAAGGTAATCCATATTTTTCAATGCCGTTTAAGCATGAACTGTAACGAGGATAACCTCCGACAGCACAAAATCCCCTTTTTAGCCCAAATATGTTATCCTCATAAAAATTTACTAAATAATTTCAGCATATACAGACTCTATTTCGGTCATGGGGTTCAAGGGGTCGGAGGTTCAAATCCTCTCATCCCGACCAAACGATGAAAGACCCCGGCGGGCCGACCAAGAGTCGACCCGCCATTTCATCGAAAACAGCCGGAACGCTGCTGTAGCTCAATAGGTAGAGCGCATCCTTGGTAAGATATGCCAAGGACCCAATGGACACCGGCCACACATTCTTTCCGACTCTCCCCCTGCCCTCTGGCCCCTCACTCAAAATCGGCGGAAAGTCTCTTCTACTAGCTGGCCCCAGGGGGGGCTTTACACTCCTCCCTCCCCTGACACTCCCGCACTTGTCAGTGCTCCGACACGGAAAAGCCGAAGGGGTTTACCCTCCGGCTTTTCTTCCTTGGCAAATGGATAATATTCCGGTTGGGCATGTGGTACAAACGTCAACCAGTAATTATTTTTGTCAGAATTGTTCCAGCTCCTGACCTTCGAGCCCCGGGGCCGCGCCCTTTGTCCCGGTTTGCGATGCAGGCAGGGACTTGCGTTCTTGCCGACCGCTCTTGCCAGGGAGGAACCCTTCCTTCCCCCTTCCGGCGTGCCTGTCCAGGTCCACCTTGAAGTAGGCGATGATTTGCTGGAGCATCTGGGCCTGTCTGGCCAAGTCCGAAGATGTGGCGGCCATCTCTTCGGATGCCGCGGCGTTTTGCTGCACCACGTTGTCCAACTGCTGCAGGGCCTGGTTGATCTGCATGGCTCCGGCGTTCTGTTCGTCACTGGCCTCGGAGATCTCCTGAATCAACTCGGCGGTCTCCTGGATGTTCGGCACGATCTGTTCGAGCATGCTGCCGGCCTCCTCGGCTACCTTGACGCTGGAGGAAGAGAGCGCACTAATCTCGGCTGCGGCCTGTCCAGAGCGTTCAGCCAGCTTGCGCACTTCCGAGGCCACTACAGCGAACCCCTTGCCGTGTTCACCGGCCCGGGCCGCTTCAATGGCCGCATTCAAGGCCAACAGATTGGTCTGGCGGGCAATTTCCTCGATTATAGAGATCTTATCCGCGATCTGGCGCATGGCCTTGACGGTTTCGCCCACGGCGCGGCCACCATGTTCGGCGTCCTGGGAGGCCTTTTGGGCTATGGACTTCGTCTTGTTGGCGTTTGTCGCATTGCCGTGGATATTGGAGGCCATCGCCTCCATGGACGAAGAGACTTCTTCCAGAGAGGCCGCTTGCTCCGTGGCGCCCTGCGACAGGGTCTGGGAGGTGCTGGAGAGCAGTTCGCTGCCCGATGCCACCTGTTCACT
The sequence above is drawn from the Desulfovibrio sp. Huiquan2017 genome and encodes:
- a CDS encoding glycosyltransferase family 2 protein, with amino-acid sequence MKLIIQIPCLNEAGTLDLALSKLPKEVPGFDCVEWLVIDDGSTDDTVNVAKANGVDHIISHPQNLGLARAFMTGITASLSLGADVIINTDADDQYDASCIPDLVRPILDDEAEIVIGTRPIHSIEHFSPLKKIFQKIGSAVVRLASNTNVGDAPSGFRAISRSAALQLNVFSEYTYTLETIIQAGMKRMKVVSVPVRVNKDLRPSRLVHSIPSYIYRSILTIIRISITYKPLKFFAIIGMFLFAVGLMLNIRWLFLFFNDPSHARVPSLILGLTFIIGSFFSLAIGILGDLLSVNRRLLEDIRTRLLSHDMGHRHD
- a CDS encoding Coenzyme F420 hydrogenase/dehydrogenase, beta subunit C-terminal domain; its protein translation is MTKRLPRSTAPKRKDIKLRNYDPTVLLGGYKSLAVGHAINEAYRATGASGGAMRTILAHLLRTKRVDAVISAGFHEDDPITPRYLKQTTTDDIFSMGGSIYSYLSAIPLRKAVDAIDSERCAIVCQPCMVPLLRRLQAQQNNIKYIFSFFCGYNMSHEATLFMLRKLNVRPEEVTAINYRGGPYPGGFQLITRDGQKFTYGKESYELLNLQFVRPGCLRCTKYMGEGADLVAGDAWLKSHPRMTLLMARSALGKEAMEQASYDHEVALYSMTEQDLLRMHFHNLIHKKYGDGLFLRLTTKMFNQVIPKQLVPFKLLSCFSRLRRRWKIGVDIQNLEPYKSDCV
- a CDS encoding lysylphosphatidylglycerol synthase transmembrane domain-containing protein; translated protein: MSSNFKKLISIAVSSALIFVVYNRLDIDSLVKLIGQTKPKYIGYFLLLMVPQLILASARWWWLARSLAGVRISPSTAFGHVLGSYSANLIIPGKLGEFFRSFWLETDDRPLSVFLVVFEKILDITAILIILEVALLIEHPLSLSFIISAKGLVLGATTLTLLFLVFILYYKKNLGRLVSFLLIKKLPTLNLQSFSEMKIDLLKGSVFLVSSIVLWLVQIFQFVLMFEMLGVSIPVDSVYAGSSLALLAGALPLTIGGIGSRDVALLWYFGSFIELEVLLGIGMLSLLRVVIPGMIGIPFFYKYNTGKKRT